TACCACGACTGGAGAGTTTGGGGAGGCTCAAACTCAGAGCTACGCTCCGTTAGGGTCCTACAAGCTGTGAGTTGGAagggatgtttatttttttgtaagtttAGTTGAGTCTTAATGTTTAATGAGTTCATCTTAATAGTCTTTAAGGTGGTTGTATTGTTTTCCATGACGATATATTACGGATGTTACCCTTGATGAAACTGTCCTCTTACAATTGAAAGGGATTATGTAAGAGTCTGCATATTCGCAGTTTGCCATTCGCTTATTTGCAGACTCTTTGGGAACCTATCCTCTTTTCTTTAGGGTTGCAATTCGATTCGATTgtatattgatttttattttactccGATATCAATTcagtaagaagtagaaatacACTAATTATTAAGACTACATTTTAAcagttttgaaatatttatttttgatgctatatgtcatgttacatttaaagTGCacgtatatttaaatgtttatttcctcTTAGGAATTGTAAACTTTAAGCAAACACTTACTTAGTAacataataaattaaaacatttcacttaaaaaatgcaatcgccaatttaaataaaataaatacatgcataaaacacattaattgaaaaaaaaaatttaaattcaaaCACAGGGCTCTATAAAAACTTTTCTATTAGTAGCACTGGACCATGCATGATGTAGATGCCTTCTGTAGCTTCGTATGGAATAAACATTGAGAGTGACTCAAGTTATgactgcaaaatattttactgtgaatatgAAGTCTACAACAAACTAaagaggtgattttttttttttcaatataattGTAAAATGCAATGGAAACgttcaaataaaagcaaagcataACAACAGGCATGCAcgtttacatgtatttttttttaaaatactgtacttaaatgaaTGTAACTTCCGCATAACTTTAACTTAATATCAGCATACATGGGTTGGGTTACAAAAGAAAACGAGTGTGATTTGAATataaaatggttatttgttaagaaatgtaaatgattttagtaatGATGTAGCTGCTTTCCaaacatacaatacatacatttacagcTAAATACTTTAGTTGGAACCTTACACAACTTTACAACTGTAAAATTGtggacaaaggaaaaaaattgacGCCGTGATCACGCTACAGCTCTGTCAATTACTCGCAGCGGCAAACAGCAGGGGAACACAGTACATTTGATCGATGTCCATCCTATGTTTCTGTAGGACTTGAGCGAACCCTTAATGGTGATGTTCGAGCAGCCGGAGGATGAGGAGGGTGCCCCCGCCCAAGAGGAGAACACCTTCGAGGTGACCGAGGCCATTCCAGATGTTGAGCTGTTTGACTACAAGATTAACACCCGTTCCATCCAAGTATTCAGTGGCGTGTAAGTCGATAATAAAAGTACTCTACTCGTGTTGTAGAACAACcataaaatgatcatttaataAAACGGTTGACTTGCCACCTACCAGGTGGGTAGCCTACTCCCATGTGGACTTTTCTGGTAACCAGTACATCTTGGAGAAAGGCTTCTATAGTAATTGTGCCGACTGGGGTTCCCGTGACACTCGCATCTGTTCTGTGCAGCCAGTTCGTTTGGTGAGGCCACAGAGAAGctgaaaattatatattttcttttgtatgAAAGTGTAGTGCAGTGATGAAGATTTGTTTTACTTGGTTGGCTTTTAGGCTCCAACTGATGGTAACAGGACCAGGAATGAGGTGAGGGTTTTAGTTTTTCAACTTGTGTTTAATGGCTTCTTGAGGGGAAAAAACCCCCACAAATAAAACATTAGTTTGTTCTTAACGTTTGATgacaatacaaacaaaaacttgaTGAAACTATTCAATACAGCTTTATCATttaatgtcaaatattttttgagcaatggAATTGGAATTGGAAAACTACTCTCAGAATAAAAAGAGGGTTAATCTTTTGGGACACAATTCtagaaaatgtcttttgttgCTTAAATAAAAGAGCCTTAATTTggtggaaatactgtatatatgtatattgggGCGGTCATATTTTGTAATCATGTTTGTATGTTACAATATATTCAATTTAGTTTTCTATGCTGCACCgttcatttaaatacatttatgaaaagaaaatagttGTAATCATTgttacagtatttttgtttcatttttgcctCTTAGTTACTACCATCCCTAGTTTGTAAACAGGAGTTACTGAGCCTGTGCATGCAAACGTCATCAAATCTGATAGTAtacatcaggggtgtcaaactcatttttgtcacgggccacatcgtagttatgacttcgcTCGGAAGGccgctatgactgtgaacccatatcaatgaaagattacctcatatactgtaattacctacagtatatggaacacattgatgaataaccagttttgaaatcagaagcctataaaaacatgtttttcaactattacatttcttttcaaagggggattggtaaccaAAAATTGCTTGCAAATGGCTCAAtagtattacaccagaacacaatgagcaattttgatttgctttcacgggccacataaaatgatgtggcgggccggatctggcccccgggccaccagtttgacatctGCGCTATACATGTTTGTATCCAACCACGTTTCCTGCATCTCGATTTGCCTTTCTCAGATACTATTGTACTCGGAGCCAGAATACAAGGGAAAGTGCCTTATTTTCAACTATAAACAGGATGCCATAACAGAAGAATTCCAGACCAAGTCCTGCAGAATTGTTGGAGGAAGGTGAGAGATTTTAAACCCATCACTATGTGCAGAAAGAAAGAATCAGTTTGTGCCCAATATCTGTGATGTCTAAAATGAAAATCATCGGCTATTTTTCAGCTGGGTTCTCTATGAGAATAAAGACTTCACAGGGACCATGTATGTCTTATCGGAAGGACGCTATAGCACATTAATAAGCATGGGCTGCACACCGAGCACTTTCATCCGCTCCGTCAAGGCTGTGACACTGGTGGgataaatgtacacacaaacattcatttGATCCTTTCTTGCCTGGCTCTTAAGCTCCATCTTTCGCTGTGTGCAGAGCTTCTCAGTTCCCTCCATCTCCTTGTTTGGGCTGGAAGGTCTCGAGGGAAGGGAGATCACAACAGACTCTGAGCTTGTCAGCATGGTGGCGGAGGGCTTCAATGACCACATTCTCTCAGTCAGAGTTAACAGTGGCTAGTAAGTTTCTGTGTATGTGTTTGAGGAAAGGAGCAGTATGCACAGCTAATGTGCTTTAAGGCAGGGATGTTACagctttttccacacaggccTACAaagagaaaatggaagaaagagTTGGGCCACTTCACCTCTGGTTTATGAAAACAATCACATTTTAGCAGTTacgtttaaatgtttaaaaaaaagagagaaaaaaatcaaaatctaaGCTTGGTGACAGagcaaaaagctttttttttaaattgtatgaaGTTTTGTTACATCCAACTTATAACAtatttttgaattaaaaaaaaaaaagtctgatattttgcaacattcacattcatgtaTTTACAAGTTATTTAACTTATggcgataaaaaaaatataatttgaaataaaGTTGAAACATTGATTTTGTTTGACATAACAAATGTGATatcattcaacattttaactttCGGGTCCGATAAACCTTTTAATGTCTAACGTCAATAATCTGATCacaacattttgtcttttttttcttttccagctgGGTGCTATGTGAGTTCAGCCACTATAGGGGGCGCCAGTTCCTTTTGGAGCCCATCGAAATTACTAACTGGCCCAAGTTCAGCTCTGTGCAGACTGTTGGCTCAATGTATCCAGTCCGACAGGTCTGTCCACAAGTAATAGTTACGCCTAACATATTGACTATCACACTTGTACATGTTGTTGACAGAAATAtccatagaaaaataaaatgtgaaaagaagTTCTTGACTCAGTTTTACCAAAAGGGGATCTTTTGTATGTGCTTTTTactgacaaaaatgtattctgtgtatttacagtacaatgttgtaatgttttgCAGAAGCGCCACTTTTTCCGCATCAGAAATACAGACAGCCAGCACTACATGTCCATCCAGGGTGGGGTGGAGGAGATGAAATCTGGACGGGTGGTGGTCACGCCAGATGTGGAGCCCATGAGTGACATATGGTTCTATCAGGATGGACTAATCAAGAATAAGGTAATCACGTCAACATATCacttgaaataatgttttttaaaaaaaagaatgtgatgCCGTTATGTTGAGTAAGTAGAGAGTAGACCTTCACCAATATTTTGCGGTTGGTTGTGTGTAGCTTTCCCCAACCATGAGCCTTCAAGTGATGGGCAATATTGAGCCAGCAGCCAAATTGGTTTTATGGAGCGAGACCCGGCAGCCTTCTCAGACTTGGACGGCCCAGATGAGAGGACAACTCCGCAGCATTACTTTCCCTGGAATGGTCATTGATGTCAAAGGTATGAACAGATGACTTGGAAGTTTACGtagttgcattttttatttttattattatttttttttagttaccattttttttttttttaaatgtaatttcagGTGGCCAAAGCTATGACAAGGAGCATGTGGTGATTATGCCGGAGAGTGACGAGAGGTTAAGTCAACATTGGGAGATTGTAATGATTAATTAAGCCGTCACAGACATCTTGCTCACTTCGGCAAAGTTTCCAATCACATTATCAGGATATTGCCCCAAATTGTTAGAACCAGAAACAATCCTGTGCATAACTGCCTTATTAAATTAACCCATAACTCATTGTCATCATATAGACAACATATAAGGTTACAATGCTCCTCCAACaatattctatatttttttatgtattatacAGAGTATAGGAAGATTCATTCACGCATATTTTGTGGAGGTAAAACTCTGACCCACTTTTTTGAGGCTTGCCGTTTACAATCGCacactccattttttttatttaaatatacagtcaACTAATGCTTAAAATGGACCATTCATGAAAATCGCCAAAGAATGTATGGTATGCAAAGATATTTTAAAGctatttttataatgtattgaaTGTTTAGGGTGTTCCTCTTCTCTATGCAGTATATTGTATGTCAGTGTGTGGGATGCGAATATCTGTTTGTAGTCATTTTTGTGAAATTGTTAGAAAGAAATTTATatatagagcgagagagaaagtaAATGATACCTGCATAAACTGTATGTTGGTCTTTGATACTAAAGTCATAATATATTAAAGAGGGTGTGGTTTTAAAATgctaataaaatataaacattgtcaaagcaaaaaaactaaGTTGTGGTCGTTGTTTTGTACTACtatttataaagaaaaaatgcTACTGTGAAACTCATTCTTCCACTCTAttgaacattgtttttcttgtgcagctctttaaatatttacattagcTATCCTCCCCACCCTGCACTTCatccagtatatatatatatatatatatatatcaaatgcTGTATTTCTCTTCCCTGTTGAAACACCCtcgacatttaaaacaaaataacagacACTAGAAAACTTATGAAAGGCATTTTATACGTTGGTTTCTCAGGTTGAAGATAAGAGACGTGAACTTGGGAAATAACCTGACCCTTGTCAGCTTTGTTTGTAATAACCACCAAGGTGTTGGATTTCATTTCTGCCTCTGCAGGTGATACATGGAGTCTGCCTCGGAAATATTAAAAGTCCCTAAGAAGAATAGTATGCTTCTATGGTTTCATATGGTTATGTGAGGACTTAGCTCTGTAGTTCTTTTTTCCAGGTTttgctaacaacaacaaaaaatcctgTGAGAAAATATTAGTTTTATGAGGATGTTTTCCCCTCAGGCAAGTAATGTGATTATATGATCTGACCAGGTTTGAACCAAAATAGATATGTAATGGTCATTTAGTAATatcaattgcaaggaattcaaaCAGTTAGGTTGCCATAATCTGTCAATCTACAATGTTAATCTGGTTGGCCAGATGAGTGCAGGAGGTGGGGCGGGGTGTGATAAGGCTGGTAATTTaaggttggaaaaaaataaagaaagaaaagaaaaagtagtcCACTACTGACTACACACCTCTACATAACAGACCACAGCGCAGGTGGAAAAATTTGTTATCCCAAAGTTTACTTGTTCTCTATAATTGTTTATTTGCAGTGAAGTTATGTTTTTGTATGCATAGGTTAATTTACCTCAATTTACTCACTTGTCTTTAGACATTTGAACTAAAGCAATGGACCTGCAGTACTTTGAGTCTCACGTAAGTACACATTGACCTTTCTTCTTTCTGTCACCGCCAAATGCtccaagttgtttttttgttttttttcaggtggCACTTATAAATGCAGTAAAACCTCCTCGTAGCCTGCTGTTATTAATTATTACTAAAGTGTCTTGCCCATAATACCCTCTGGTACAGAACCCTGAGAACTgaccttaaaaaataaataaataaaaggcttTTTAATGAATGTAAACTTGTTTTACCTGCAGTGCTTGATGCTGTTCCTGGCTTGGTTTGGAGCACTAGATTGTGATGAATAAATAACATGTTCCTTTCCGTTCTAACGTTTGGGCTTATAACAGACAGAATTCATGGTCAGATCTTTGTTTCTCACATAGACAATGTGTTGGGGTACCCTTGGAACGGTGCGACCTTACTCAAATTTCCACCCACAAAGAGATGTAAAACAGATCCACGAGGCACTGGAGAAGAAAGGTAATCGTGCAGTAGACTTTCGTATTGTATGAAATCCTTTGCGAGGCATGTGCATTCTTTTCTGTTCTTTTGCTGCCTATATTTCCAACCCTATTGTGTTATCGCCATAGATGCAACTACACTTGTGAGAATCCTAACAAATCGCAGCAATGCTCAGAGACAGGCCATTGCCAAAACATTTAAAGAGGCAACACAACAGGTaaggaaaaacacatttacgTGGAGATATGTCCATCGCTGTGTCGTTTTTAAGTACTTCCATGTTACAATAACACTGTATTCCTAAAGACAAACCAGAGATGACGTTTGCTCATTTGTAACTTTGAACTGTTTGCTGATCAAACACTATTCGAATGTCTCTTCAACACACCTTTGTTTAGAGAGGGAGTTTAACTGTTCAGTATAAACTAAAGTAATTTGACAGTGAACCATCACATTCTTCTGTTGTAGCGTTTCAGTTGCCACTAAATTGAATTACATATAGCTGAATCACCATGTTAACATGGCGGAGCGGTTTGAGTGGTTGATTGAACCCAGGAGATAGGTTGATGGGGGTGCTGTGCccatttagaaaatatttttaaaaatgcttgcagtaTTTCATACACTACATTGTGTGTATAGTATATATTGCCCATCAACACATCAACCCCCCACAACCAAACTATTGCCTCCCGGTCGACAACTTCACCGAGCAATCAAATATGTGCCCCTTATGAGAAGCTAGCGCtcttagctaatgctaatctgcgCAGACACCAAAACtgaatgcagctctgcttcgcTTTTGACTTAGACACAATAGCAGGGGTGTCACACCTGTGGGGGATGTGGGTGTGATAGCATGTCAGACTCTTCCAAATTATTGATTTTTACCCAGCCTAGCGTATCGTGTCAGAGAAACCCTGTGTgagttattatgtaaattgcTCCCCGTGTTATGTAACGGAGGGGAGGAAGTGCAGAAGGGCCTCCTCAGGCAGATAACAGAAGATTTACTAGGTTGTTTTATCCACACttttgatgggtgggcaggcattccaaagacccaactatttgtatataaccattaaaaagtaaattttcgaTAATGTGTCCCCTTTAAAGCCTTTTGTATTATCTCTAGGTATGTCATGTGCTTGAAAGGTTTTTATCTTAATGTCCAAAGATGTTTTTCTGGTCCTTGTAATGTACCCTTAATATTACCTGTGGTGTACTGCAAGGTTCAAGTTAAGTCccatttccattttaatttttttttttttttttttttttttacatccttcCAGCACAGTTAAAGATTCAACCTCATAATCTGACGAACAGACAAGATTATCTGATCATCAATTGAAAACCTTATAAAACTTAATATTGCACTTCTCAAAGCCCAACGGTCTTTTATTCAGAATCACTTTtaatgcttgcttttttttatacagGACCTGATAGCTGGCATGAAAAAGGTTCTGTCTGGAGATCTGGAGGCGCTCATGCTGGAACTAATGATGCCTCCTCTGCAGCATGAGGCTCATCGCCTGCAGCAGGCCATGGcggtttatgtttttgttatgcCTGTCTTACAAAAGTATACACCATTGCAGTTCAAATCCTGGGAACTATAGATTGTCCACGTTTGTGTAGGGTTTAGGCACGGACGAGGAAACACTACTGGAGATTCTGTGTACAAGATCAAGTAAGGAGCTTCGGGACATCAGTTCTGCGTACAAAGAAAGTAAGCGCAAAACCCTTGCTTTTTTGTGCATTGTAGCcattaaatcaaaattaaattaaatgtagccATATTTTAAGCTCAAAATTGTGttactgcttttttttattttcagtgtatAAAAAGGACCTGGAGAAGGAAGCGAAAGGAGAAACCAGTGGAGACTTTGCTAAGCTTATAGTGGCTCTTATTAATGTAATTTGGTTACTCGTGGCCTTTATTCATATTTAGTGAACATAAACGCAAAAGATGGCACCATGCAAGCAATAGAGCCAAAacattaattagatttttttttttttttttttttttttttactcctgttCTACGATTATAAATTACTAGAGAGTCAGAATCAGTGGTATTAATCCTAGAAAGGGAGTTTGAAAATGTTCCTAAAATTCTATGGGATACTGGCACTGACAAGGACGAGACCTGAAAGTTTGAAGATGATTCAGCGAGATTTGGgagaagtaaaaaaacaatttgaagagGTTCCAGATTCTATACCAACAGTCATAACTGAACTTGCAATGCTTCTTTAAAACAGGGCATATCAttaaattaatgtattttaactaggttttaaaatgtttttcctctccAATAGAAAGAAGATGTTGCAGGTTTAGTTCAAAGGGACGttgaggtattttttttaaatgttactttGTCAGCTTTTGTTACTAACAGTTTGTAAATCAAACATGCCATATCAAAGGCATGGTAATCAGGCAAAACTATTTGATTACACTGAaatgaaacttaatgtttgatATGCTTTACACTAAATCCCTGTACCCAGGTGgcaattatttcattttgaacCAAGCAAATTGTCTTCCTAAATCTGTCAAgcagaaatgattttttttattacactttCTTGCAGTCTCTCGCTGCATcactaaatggaaaaaaagctgACGTGGCTCCTTGGATTGATATTCTCACCTCAAGAGATTCAAACCATCTTAACAGA
This is a stretch of genomic DNA from Phycodurus eques isolate BA_2022a chromosome 20, UOR_Pequ_1.1, whole genome shotgun sequence. It encodes these proteins:
- the anxa14 gene encoding annexin A2 isoform X1, whose amino-acid sequence is MDLQYFESHTMCWGTLGTVRPYSNFHPQRDVKQIHEALEKKDATTLVRILTNRSNAQRQAIAKTFKEATQQDLIAGMKKVLSGDLEALMLELMMPPLQHEAHRLQQAMAGLGTDEETLLEILCTRSSKELRDISSAYKEMYKKDLEKEAKGETSGDFAKLIVALINKEDVAGLVQRDVESLAASLNGKKADVAPWIDILTSRDSNHLNRVLMGLELESGQMVIPVLEKSFSGEIRLGLSVLVECIQNPGMYLAKRLTGMKAPIVQGIMVSHSEEDLLCIRVAFLKLTGTSLYTTLQNYFKGDHLEALLAICRSED
- the anxa14 gene encoding annexin A2 isoform X2, which gives rise to MDLQYFESHTMCWGTLGTVRPYSNFHPQRDVKQIHEALEKKDATTLVRILTNRSNAQRQAIAKTFKEATQQDLIAGMKKVLSGDLEALMLELMMPPLQHEAHRLQQAMAGLGTDEETLLEILCTRSSKELRDISSAYKEMYKKDLEKEAKGETSGDFAKLIVALINKEDVAGLVQRDVESLAASLNGKKADVAPWIDILTSRDSNHLNRVLMGLELESGQMVIPVLEKSFSGEIRLGLSVLVECIQNPGMYLAKRLTGMKNYFKGDHLEALLAICRSED